One part of the Polycyclovorans algicola TG408 genome encodes these proteins:
- a CDS encoding 3-(methylthio)propionyl-CoA ligase, with product MLGQMMDMPLSISILLVHADRFHGDTEIVSRRVEGDIHRYTYRDAHRRSRQAASALETMNIARGGRVATLAWNGYRHFELYYGISGSGRVMHTINPRLHPEQIAWIANDAEDEALFFDLTFAPLIDAVAAHCPKIKHWIALCDEDKLPALKTVKPIAYETWLAGGSADYAWPVLDENAAACLCYTSGTTGNPKGVLYSHRSTVLHALGSIMPDVMGLKASDVVLPVVPMFHVNAWGLAYSCPIVGAKLVLPGPALDGKSLIELFEGEKVTFTAGVPTIWLGLLQELQKTGQKLSTINRMVVGGSACPPALMKAFKDDYGIHIHHAWGMTEMSPLGTFNALKGKHLSLSEEEQFKIHVKAGRPVFGVDIKIVDDAGKELPWDGKAFGDLLVQGPWIVDKYYRRDESPLVNGWFPTGDVATIDPDGYIQITDRSKDVIKSGGEWISSIELENIAVSHPAVAEAGVIGVFHPKWDERPLLVVVLKEGKTATPEELLAHYDGKIAKWMLPDDVQFVDELPHTATGKISKLKLREQFTEYKLPTAG from the coding sequence ATGCTGGGTCAGATGATGGATATGCCGCTGTCGATTTCGATTCTGCTGGTGCACGCCGACCGCTTTCATGGCGACACCGAGATTGTCTCGCGCCGTGTTGAAGGCGACATTCATCGCTACACCTATCGCGACGCGCATCGCCGCAGCCGTCAAGCTGCGAGTGCACTGGAGACGATGAACATTGCTCGTGGCGGGCGGGTCGCCACGCTGGCATGGAATGGTTACCGGCACTTCGAGCTGTACTACGGCATTTCCGGCTCGGGCCGGGTGATGCACACCATCAACCCGCGCCTGCACCCCGAACAGATCGCCTGGATTGCCAACGACGCCGAAGACGAGGCGCTGTTCTTTGACCTGACGTTTGCCCCGCTGATCGACGCGGTGGCAGCGCATTGCCCCAAGATCAAGCACTGGATCGCGCTCTGCGATGAAGACAAGCTGCCGGCGTTGAAAACCGTCAAACCCATCGCGTATGAAACCTGGTTGGCCGGCGGCAGCGCCGATTACGCGTGGCCGGTGCTGGATGAGAATGCCGCCGCCTGCCTGTGCTACACCTCGGGGACCACCGGCAACCCCAAGGGCGTGCTGTATTCGCACCGCTCCACCGTGCTGCACGCGCTGGGCTCGATCATGCCCGACGTGATGGGCCTGAAGGCCAGCGACGTGGTGCTGCCGGTGGTGCCCATGTTCCACGTCAACGCCTGGGGTTTGGCGTATTCCTGCCCCATCGTCGGTGCCAAGCTGGTGCTCCCCGGCCCGGCGCTGGACGGCAAGAGCCTGATCGAGTTGTTCGAAGGCGAAAAGGTCACCTTCACCGCCGGCGTGCCTACCATCTGGCTGGGGTTGCTGCAGGAGCTGCAGAAAACCGGACAGAAGCTGAGCACCATCAATCGCATGGTGGTGGGCGGTTCGGCCTGCCCACCCGCGCTGATGAAAGCCTTCAAGGACGACTACGGCATCCACATTCACCACGCCTGGGGCATGACCGAAATGTCGCCGCTGGGCACCTTCAACGCGCTCAAGGGAAAGCACCTGAGCCTGAGCGAGGAGGAGCAGTTCAAGATTCACGTCAAGGCCGGTCGTCCGGTGTTCGGCGTCGACATCAAGATTGTCGACGACGCGGGCAAGGAATTGCCGTGGGACGGCAAGGCCTTTGGTGACTTGCTGGTGCAGGGCCCGTGGATTGTCGACAAGTACTACCGGCGCGACGAGTCGCCCTTGGTCAATGGCTGGTTTCCCACCGGCGATGTCGCCACCATCGACCCCGACGGCTACATCCAGATCACCGACCGCTCCAAGGACGTGATCAAGTCGGGCGGCGAGTGGATCAGCTCCATCGAGCTGGAGAACATCGCCGTCAGCCACCCGGCCGTGGCCGAGGCCGGGGTGATTGGCGTGTTTCACCCCAAGTGGGATGAGCGGCCGTTGCTGGTCGTGGTGCTCAAGGAAGGCAAAACGGCCACGCCGGAAGAATTGCTGGCCCACTACGACGGCAAGATCGCCAAGTGGATGCTGCCCGACGACGTGCAGTTCGTCGACGAGTTGCCCCACACCGCCACCGGCAAGATCAGCAAGCTCAAGCTGCGCGAGCAGTTCACCGAGTACAAGCTGCCCACCGCAGGTTGA
- a CDS encoding SET domain-containing protein, which translates to MSAVGLLHALKVDVVDWRGEKQLVANVDLRAGELIVGERPVAFAETRPGEEAVAPWILLETILSSEPMGAAVAAADLKLTKWPLAPEDEATLDHLGRKYKRNPKKLAQLYHRVAANNIHYRHAGVMGFGIWPVLSRSNHSCDPNARLCASSQQPLVELLLATRLIGAGDAVSWNYFSDAAFLELGWLERNRRLYRDFQFLCRCSRCEAERPEGAGGLSNADIAVFLKEGK; encoded by the coding sequence ATGTCGGCCGTTGGTCTGCTGCATGCCCTGAAGGTCGATGTCGTCGATTGGCGGGGCGAAAAACAGTTGGTGGCCAATGTTGACCTGCGTGCCGGCGAACTGATTGTCGGTGAGCGGCCGGTCGCGTTCGCCGAAACCCGTCCCGGCGAAGAGGCGGTCGCGCCCTGGATACTGCTCGAGACCATTCTCTCGTCAGAGCCCATGGGCGCTGCCGTTGCCGCTGCCGATCTGAAACTGACGAAGTGGCCGCTGGCGCCGGAAGATGAGGCCACGCTTGATCACCTTGGGCGCAAATACAAGCGCAATCCGAAGAAGTTGGCCCAGCTTTATCACCGGGTGGCGGCGAACAACATTCACTATCGTCATGCCGGTGTGATGGGCTTCGGGATCTGGCCGGTGTTGAGCCGGTCGAACCACTCCTGCGACCCAAACGCCCGTCTGTGTGCGTCATCGCAACAGCCGCTGGTGGAGCTGTTGCTGGCCACGCGATTGATCGGGGCCGGCGACGCGGTGAGCTGGAATTATTTTTCCGATGCCGCCTTTCTGGAGCTGGGCTGGCTTGAGCGCAACCGCCGGCTGTATCGCGACTTCCAGTTTCTGTGTCGCTGTTCGCGCTGTGAGGCAGAGCGGCCCGAGGGGGCTGGTGGGCTCTCCAATGCCGACATCGCGGTGTTTTTGAAGGAGGGGAAGTGA
- a CDS encoding ABC transporter ATP-binding protein, producing MSTPLLAIDNLDLRFASDRGELHALHGVSLTVNEGEIVGLVGESGCGKSITAAAVLGLLPMPPARIAGGRIVYKERDLLTLSDREMRRIRGPEIAMIFQEPMTALNPVFTVGSQMADVLCRHQDLSRRAARVAAIDWLNRVGIADAAGRIDAYPHQLSGGMRQRVMIAMALSCRPRLLIADEPTTALDVTIQAQVLDLMRTLVREEGVAMLLITHDMGVVAEICDRVHVMYCGRVIEQATTLELFAAPRHPYTRGLLNCLPRIDGVTEGGRLATIPGTVPELSNLPPGCAFAPRCPRAQADCETASPALRVMSGAHEAACLHPESAGAGGP from the coding sequence ATGAGCACGCCGCTGCTGGCCATCGACAACCTCGACCTGCGCTTTGCCAGTGATCGCGGTGAGTTGCACGCGCTGCACGGCGTCAGCCTGACGGTGAACGAGGGCGAGATTGTCGGACTGGTGGGGGAGTCCGGCTGCGGCAAAAGCATCACGGCGGCGGCGGTACTGGGCCTGCTGCCGATGCCCCCGGCGCGCATCGCGGGCGGGCGCATCGTCTACAAAGAACGCGACCTGCTGACGCTGAGTGATCGCGAAATGCGGCGCATCCGTGGCCCCGAGATCGCGATGATTTTTCAGGAGCCGATGACCGCGCTCAACCCGGTGTTCACCGTCGGCAGTCAGATGGCCGACGTGCTCTGCCGCCACCAGGACCTCAGCCGCCGTGCCGCGCGCGTCGCAGCCATCGACTGGCTGAATCGGGTGGGGATTGCCGATGCCGCTGGCCGCATCGACGCCTATCCGCATCAACTTTCGGGCGGCATGCGCCAGCGGGTGATGATTGCCATGGCGCTGTCGTGCCGCCCACGATTGTTGATTGCCGACGAGCCCACCACCGCGCTGGACGTGACCATCCAGGCGCAGGTGCTGGACCTGATGCGCACCCTGGTCCGCGAAGAAGGCGTGGCGATGCTGTTGATCACCCATGACATGGGCGTGGTCGCCGAAATCTGCGACCGCGTGCACGTCATGTACTGCGGGCGGGTGATTGAACAGGCCACGACACTCGAACTGTTCGCCGCGCCCCGGCACCCCTACACGCGCGGCTTGCTGAACTGCCTGCCGCGGATTGACGGCGTGACCGAGGGCGGACGGCTGGCGACCATTCCCGGCACCGTGCCCGAGCTGTCGAACCTGCCGCCCGGCTGCGCGTTTGCGCCGCGCTGCCCCAGGGCGCAGGCCGATTGCGAAACCGCGTCGCCAGCGCTGCGTGTGATGAGTGGCGCGCATGAGGCGGCGTGTTTGCATCCCGAATCGGCTGGAGCCGGGGGCCCATGA
- a CDS encoding ABC transporter permease, whose amino-acid sequence MSGVRPQGLWSRAGQRFLRDRAGLLATAVVLVYLLVALSVWLGLAGQDWGVLGAQSFAPVSGEHWFGTTRNGQDIFARAIYSTRTAFEIGLVVAVSSVVLGAVFGALSGFFAGSWLDETILWLKGVLDAIPFFLFVVAVAYAMQGHPLAMHIAMITTFWTTTGRYVRGEVIKLKSMDFVEAARAVGVPQVAIIFRHILPNTSHILLVQGTLVFVTAIKAEVILSFLGLGVQDGVSWGLMISQSTNEVTAGFFNNFIAASLAMFVLVMAFNFFSDALQDALDPRKVQA is encoded by the coding sequence ATGAGCGGCGTTCGTCCGCAGGGCTTGTGGTCGCGCGCCGGGCAGCGCTTTCTGCGCGACCGTGCCGGGCTGCTCGCGACCGCCGTCGTGCTGGTTTATCTGCTCGTCGCGCTGTCGGTGTGGCTGGGCCTCGCCGGCCAGGACTGGGGCGTGCTGGGCGCGCAGAGTTTTGCGCCGGTCTCGGGCGAGCACTGGTTTGGCACTACGCGCAACGGGCAGGACATCTTCGCCCGCGCGATTTATTCGACCCGTACCGCGTTCGAGATTGGCCTGGTGGTCGCGGTGTCGTCGGTGGTGCTGGGCGCGGTCTTCGGCGCGCTGTCGGGGTTTTTCGCCGGGTCGTGGCTCGATGAAACCATCCTCTGGCTCAAGGGCGTACTCGACGCAATCCCCTTTTTCCTGTTCGTGGTGGCGGTGGCCTACGCCATGCAGGGCCATCCGTTGGCCATGCACATCGCGATGATCACCACGTTCTGGACCACCACCGGCCGCTACGTACGCGGCGAGGTGATCAAGCTCAAGTCCATGGATTTTGTGGAAGCCGCACGCGCGGTGGGCGTGCCGCAGGTCGCCATCATCTTTCGTCACATCCTGCCCAACACCAGCCACATTCTGCTGGTGCAGGGCACCCTGGTGTTCGTCACCGCCATCAAGGCCGAGGTGATTCTGTCGTTCCTTGGACTGGGTGTGCAGGACGGGGTCAGTTGGGGGCTGATGATTTCGCAGTCCACCAACGAAGTGACGGCGGGGTTTTTCAACAACTTTATCGCCGCATCGCTGGCGATGTTCGTGCTGGTGATGGCCTTCAATTTCTTCTCCGATGCCCTTCAGGACGCACTGGACCCGCGCAAGGTGCAGGCATGA
- a CDS encoding ABC transporter ATP-binding protein, translated as MSLLRVQGLKKYFGGSGWPLRKPPLKAVDGVDLDLARGQTLALVGESGCGKSTLARAILRLHEPTAGEVWLDGTPVTGIGRAALRARRREMQIIFQDPYASLNPRRSIGQTLDEPLSVHRWGDHITRQARVNELLDVVGLRPAMANRYPHEFSGGQRQRIGIARALALSPKLIVADEAVSALDVSVQAQILNLLDDVGAQFGVSYLFISHDLAVVRHIADRVAVMYLGRIVEEAETAALFAAPQHPYTQALLSAVPVPDPTRRHGRIVLPGDMPSPSAPPPGCPFHPRCPVAVARCSVEVPALRELAGGARVACHLA; from the coding sequence GTGAGCCTGCTCCGAGTTCAAGGCTTGAAGAAATACTTCGGCGGCAGCGGCTGGCCGTTGCGCAAGCCGCCGCTGAAGGCGGTGGATGGCGTCGATCTGGACCTGGCACGCGGCCAGACTCTGGCGCTGGTGGGCGAGTCGGGCTGCGGCAAGTCCACCCTGGCGCGCGCCATTCTCCGCTTGCACGAACCCACGGCGGGCGAGGTGTGGCTGGACGGCACGCCGGTCACCGGGATCGGCCGCGCGGCGCTGCGCGCGCGGCGGCGCGAGATGCAGATCATTTTTCAGGACCCCTACGCCTCGCTCAACCCGCGGCGCAGCATCGGCCAGACGCTGGACGAACCGCTGAGCGTGCACCGCTGGGGCGACCACATCACGCGCCAGGCGCGGGTCAACGAACTGCTGGACGTGGTCGGCCTGCGCCCGGCCATGGCCAATCGGTACCCGCATGAGTTCTCCGGCGGTCAGCGACAACGTATCGGCATTGCCCGGGCCTTGGCGCTGTCGCCCAAGCTGATCGTCGCCGACGAGGCGGTGTCGGCGCTGGATGTTTCGGTGCAGGCACAGATTCTCAATTTGTTGGACGACGTCGGTGCGCAGTTTGGCGTCAGCTACCTGTTCATTTCGCACGATCTGGCGGTGGTGCGGCATATCGCCGACCGGGTGGCGGTGATGTATCTGGGGCGCATTGTCGAAGAGGCTGAGACGGCCGCGCTGTTCGCCGCGCCCCAACATCCGTACACGCAGGCGCTGCTGTCGGCGGTGCCGGTGCCCGACCCAACGCGGCGCCACGGCCGCATCGTGCTGCCCGGCGACATGCCGTCACCCAGTGCGCCACCGCCGGGTTGCCCGTTTCATCCGCGTTGCCCGGTGGCCGTTGCGCGCTGTTCGGTCGAGGTGCCAGCGCTGCGTGAGCTGGCCGGGGGCGCCAGGGTGGCGTGTCATCTTGCGTGA
- the tilS gene encoding tRNA lysidine(34) synthetase TilS: MIDVLTQALHDPPAEKLILALSGGRDSVSLLHALQVRYPGRISAVHIHHGLQAAADDFAAHCAQLCAAWQVPLQLQRVRVHPSGAGMEADARGARYAALAQAVPEDTVLVTAHHAGDQAETVLMRVLRGTGPNGLAGMRRHGKTVSGTPLWRPWLSITPQQIADYATAHALRWIDDPHNADPTFTRVWLRQRLMPEIENRYPAAQAALGRLAELMAERKPPTVTLVERQTEWGPCWPLDAAAHLVETDRHDALRNWLRERIGQVPSAAMLTQVEREVMHAGEGRHPAVRIHGVTLRRHRQGLYATDELLPLAEGVWTATTSIELSGWGRLTADVAPQSPLIVRASGLGERIKPRGSAHHQRITTLLQARGVPSWLRARVPVLVRGDEVVALADWVVSSDAPPGLQWQPAPGWAGSR; the protein is encoded by the coding sequence GTGATCGACGTGCTGACCCAGGCGCTGCACGATCCGCCCGCCGAAAAGCTCATCCTGGCGCTGTCGGGCGGCCGCGACTCGGTGAGTTTGTTGCACGCCTTGCAGGTCCGGTATCCGGGTCGGATCAGCGCGGTGCACATCCACCATGGCCTGCAGGCGGCCGCCGACGATTTTGCCGCCCATTGCGCGCAACTTTGCGCCGCGTGGCAGGTGCCCTTGCAGTTGCAGCGGGTGCGCGTGCATCCCAGTGGGGCTGGCATGGAAGCCGATGCGCGCGGCGCACGCTATGCGGCGCTGGCCCAGGCGGTTCCCGAGGATACGGTGCTCGTCACGGCCCATCACGCCGGCGATCAGGCCGAAACCGTTTTGATGCGGGTGCTGCGTGGTACCGGACCCAACGGCCTGGCGGGCATGCGCCGCCACGGCAAAACGGTGTCGGGCACGCCGCTATGGCGGCCGTGGCTGTCCATCACCCCGCAGCAGATTGCCGACTATGCGACGGCTCACGCGTTGCGCTGGATTGACGATCCGCACAATGCAGATCCGACCTTCACGCGAGTCTGGCTGCGGCAACGATTGATGCCTGAAATCGAAAATCGCTATCCGGCCGCCCAAGCCGCACTGGGGCGATTGGCCGAGTTGATGGCCGAGCGCAAACCCCCGACCGTGACCCTGGTCGAACGTCAGACCGAATGGGGGCCGTGCTGGCCGTTGGACGCCGCCGCCCACCTTGTCGAGACCGACCGACATGATGCGCTGCGCAACTGGCTGCGCGAGCGTATCGGACAGGTGCCCTCGGCGGCGATGCTGACGCAGGTTGAACGTGAAGTGATGCATGCCGGGGAGGGGCGACACCCGGCTGTGCGTATTCACGGGGTCACCTTGCGGCGCCACCGGCAGGGCCTCTATGCCACTGATGAGCTGCTGCCCTTGGCAGAAGGTGTTTGGACTGCAACGACATCTATCGAGTTGTCCGGCTGGGGCCGGCTGACGGCCGATGTTGCGCCGCAGTCGCCGCTTATCGTGCGGGCGAGTGGCCTGGGCGAGCGCATCAAGCCGCGCGGCAGTGCACACCATCAACGCATCACCACCCTGTTGCAGGCGCGGGGGGTGCCGTCCTGGCTGCGTGCACGCGTCCCGGTATTGGTGCGCGGCGACGAGGTGGTGGCCTTGGCCGATTGGGTGGTCAGCAGTGACGCGCCGCCGGGTCTGCAATGGCAGCCTGCGCCGGGCTGGGCCGGTTCGCGCTAG
- a CDS encoding CTP synthase: MPDAPQQTRFIFVTGGVVSSLGKGIAAASLAAILESRGLRVHMMKLDPYINVDAGTMSPFQHGEVYVTEDGAETDLDLGHYERYLRGKTSRFSNVTTGQIYRNVLDKERRGDYLGRTVQVIPHITDEILAAIRRCAEGAGICMVEIGGTVGDIESLPFLEAIRQMGVEIGRANALYMHLTLVPFVKASGELKTKPTQHSVKELRGIGIQPDVLLCRSERNLPDEERRKIGLFTNVTQKAVISAIDLDDIYKIPDWLNQQGLDDLVIEHFGIDCRRADLSSWQRVVDARGEQDTEVQLAMVGKYIDLADAYKSLNESLIHAGLHTKTRVKVRYIESESLETQGLRPLQGMDAILVPGGFGERGIEGKILAARYARENNIPYLGICLGMQVAVIEYARNVCHLEGAHSTEFNPATPHPVIGLITEWRDRDGTVQQRTDRADKGGTMRLGSQSCRLKAGSKSRALYNAEVIAERHRHRYEFNNFYKATLSEGGLDLVAESAENELVEMIEIPTHPFFIACQFHPEFTSTPRDGHPLFEGFVRAAREHHLAQQRPGEVAA; the protein is encoded by the coding sequence ATGCCCGACGCGCCGCAGCAAACCCGTTTCATCTTCGTGACCGGGGGCGTTGTGTCCTCGCTGGGTAAGGGCATTGCTGCGGCCAGCCTTGCCGCCATCCTCGAATCGCGCGGCCTGCGCGTGCACATGATGAAGCTCGACCCGTATATCAACGTCGACGCGGGCACTATGAGTCCGTTTCAGCACGGTGAGGTCTACGTCACCGAAGACGGCGCCGAAACCGACCTTGACCTGGGGCACTACGAGCGCTACCTGCGTGGCAAGACCAGCCGGTTCTCGAACGTCACCACCGGCCAGATTTATCGCAACGTGCTCGACAAGGAACGGCGCGGAGACTACTTGGGCCGCACCGTCCAGGTGATTCCGCATATCACCGACGAGATTCTCGCCGCCATTCGCCGTTGTGCCGAAGGCGCCGGCATCTGCATGGTCGAAATCGGCGGCACGGTCGGTGACATCGAGTCGTTGCCGTTTCTTGAGGCCATCCGTCAGATGGGCGTCGAAATCGGCCGCGCCAATGCGCTGTACATGCACCTCACGCTGGTTCCGTTCGTGAAGGCCTCGGGCGAGCTCAAGACCAAGCCCACCCAGCATTCGGTCAAGGAATTGCGCGGCATCGGGATCCAGCCCGACGTGCTGCTCTGCCGCTCCGAGCGCAACCTGCCGGATGAAGAGCGCCGCAAGATCGGGCTGTTCACCAATGTCACGCAAAAAGCGGTGATCTCGGCCATCGACCTTGATGACATTTACAAGATCCCCGACTGGCTCAATCAGCAGGGGCTCGATGATCTGGTGATTGAGCACTTTGGCATCGACTGTCGCCGTGCCGACCTGAGCAGTTGGCAGCGGGTGGTCGACGCCCGCGGTGAACAGGACACCGAAGTCCAGCTCGCCATGGTCGGCAAATACATTGACCTGGCCGACGCCTACAAGAGCCTCAACGAGTCGCTGATTCACGCCGGCCTGCACACCAAAACGCGGGTCAAGGTGCGCTACATCGAGTCCGAATCGCTGGAGACCCAGGGCTTGCGTCCGCTGCAAGGCATGGACGCGATTCTAGTGCCGGGTGGCTTCGGTGAACGTGGCATCGAGGGCAAGATTCTCGCGGCGCGCTATGCCCGCGAGAACAACATTCCTTACCTGGGCATCTGCCTCGGCATGCAGGTCGCAGTGATCGAATATGCGCGCAATGTTTGCCATCTGGAGGGCGCGCATTCCACCGAGTTCAACCCCGCCACGCCGCATCCGGTGATTGGCTTGATCACCGAATGGCGCGACCGCGACGGCACCGTGCAGCAGCGCACCGACCGCGCCGACAAGGGCGGAACCATGCGCTTGGGCTCGCAGAGCTGCCGACTGAAGGCCGGCTCCAAAAGCCGCGCGTTGTACAACGCCGAGGTGATTGCCGAGCGCCATCGCCACCGCTATGAATTCAACAATTTCTACAAGGCGACATTGTCCGAAGGTGGCCTGGACCTGGTCGCCGAGTCGGCCGAAAACGAGCTGGTCGAGATGATCGAAATTCCGACGCATCCGTTCTTCATCGCCTGCCAGTTTCACCCCGAGTTCACCTCGACGCCGCGCGATGGCCATCCGCTGTTTGAAGGCTTTGTGCGTGCCGCGCGTGAACATCATCTGGCGCAGCAGCGCCCTGGCGAGGTGGCAGCATGA
- a CDS encoding ABC transporter substrate-binding protein — MKLRPVVVVTVSFLLAAVAACSRPDAGNDVKRYRHSDDGVPTNIDPLQAATVYSNQIVVSVYDTLYRYKYLARPYELVPNLAAAMPEISEDGLTYTIALKPGVRFIDDDAFPDGKGRAVTAHDVVYSLKRHFDPEQVSQGRWLWDRKIEGLNAWMDAGADPDAAVPGLLAVDDLTVQVRLVKPFPQFVNTLAQGFSAVVPHEAVTAYGEGLGTRAVGSGPWKLERYSREQVRLVRNPDFRKEPLDLAYEGYEAALHGHLGINHLDGKPSPFVDELWIDFIQESAARWASFTSGREIQMSGLPVEQTDIVLASKDPVTLKPEFAERYHLDTGPEAGLVFSVFNMADPEIGIVDDPQRNAMNRELRCAMRDAFDWAQRNERFYSGLGEVFPGVIPPLLAEFDASLSRDSVTHNPERARARLAEAGWTADNLPTLDYGLVASVLGREMAEEFTGYMSAVGIPPEKINVESYATFGDYNRALRTSELQIMGYGWGLDYPDAENVLQLFYGPNAAPGSNASNYRNPEYDALYEQSAVMLPSQKRSEIYQQMNQMLIDDCVGILSLSRQRVALWHKEVLGLPDRQILGGFWLRFVDVK, encoded by the coding sequence ATGAAGCTGCGCCCTGTAGTGGTCGTGACCGTGTCGTTTCTGCTGGCAGCCGTTGCCGCCTGTTCGCGTCCGGATGCGGGCAATGACGTCAAGCGCTACCGACATTCCGATGACGGTGTACCGACCAACATTGATCCGCTGCAGGCGGCCACCGTGTATTCCAACCAGATCGTGGTCAGCGTTTACGACACGCTGTATCGCTACAAATATCTTGCCCGGCCCTACGAGCTGGTTCCCAATCTTGCGGCGGCAATGCCGGAGATCAGCGAAGACGGTTTGACCTACACCATCGCCCTGAAACCGGGGGTGCGTTTTATCGACGATGACGCGTTCCCGGACGGAAAGGGCCGCGCAGTCACTGCCCATGACGTGGTGTACTCGCTCAAGCGCCACTTCGACCCCGAGCAGGTTTCCCAGGGGCGCTGGCTGTGGGACCGCAAGATCGAGGGGCTCAATGCCTGGATGGATGCCGGTGCCGACCCTGACGCGGCCGTGCCGGGCTTGCTGGCGGTCGATGACCTGACGGTACAGGTGCGACTGGTCAAGCCGTTTCCGCAGTTCGTCAACACGCTGGCGCAGGGCTTTTCGGCGGTGGTGCCGCACGAGGCGGTCACCGCCTACGGCGAGGGCCTGGGTACGCGCGCCGTCGGCTCGGGCCCTTGGAAGCTCGAGCGTTATTCGCGCGAGCAGGTGCGACTGGTGCGCAACCCGGATTTCCGCAAAGAGCCGCTGGATCTGGCCTATGAGGGCTATGAGGCTGCGCTGCACGGACACCTGGGCATCAACCACCTGGATGGCAAGCCCTCGCCGTTTGTCGACGAACTGTGGATCGACTTCATCCAGGAATCGGCAGCCCGCTGGGCGTCGTTTACCTCGGGGCGCGAAATTCAGATGTCCGGCCTGCCGGTCGAGCAGACCGACATCGTGCTGGCCTCGAAAGACCCGGTCACGCTCAAGCCCGAATTTGCCGAGCGCTATCACCTCGACACCGGGCCTGAAGCCGGGTTGGTGTTTTCGGTCTTCAATATGGCCGACCCGGAGATCGGCATCGTCGATGACCCGCAGCGCAACGCCATGAACCGCGAGCTGCGCTGTGCGATGCGCGATGCCTTCGACTGGGCGCAGCGCAATGAGCGCTTTTACTCGGGATTGGGCGAGGTGTTTCCGGGGGTGATCCCCCCGTTGCTCGCCGAGTTTGACGCCAGCCTGTCGCGTGACTCAGTCACCCACAATCCGGAGCGCGCGCGCGCGCGGCTCGCCGAGGCCGGCTGGACCGCCGATAACCTGCCGACGCTGGACTATGGCCTGGTGGCCTCGGTGCTGGGCCGCGAAATGGCCGAGGAATTCACCGGATACATGTCCGCTGTCGGCATTCCGCCGGAGAAGATCAACGTCGAGAGCTATGCCACCTTTGGCGACTACAACCGCGCGCTGCGCACCTCTGAGCTGCAGATCATGGGCTACGGCTGGGGGCTGGATTACCCGGATGCCGAGAACGTGCTGCAACTGTTTTACGGCCCCAATGCCGCACCGGGCAGCAACGCCTCGAACTACCGCAATCCCGAGTACGACGCGCTCTACGAGCAATCGGCGGTGATGCTGCCCAGTCAAAAGCGCAGCGAGATCTACCAGCAGATGAATCAGATGCTGATCGACGATTGCGTCGGCATCCTGTCGTTGTCACGCCAGCGTGTGGCGCTGTGGCACAAGGAGGTGCTCGGCCTGCCCGACCGGCAGATTCTGGGCGGATTCTGGCTTCGCTTCGTCGACGTGAAGTAG
- a CDS encoding ABC transporter permease: MGTLWYLLRRLATGIPLILGVTFISFLLMVYFGPDLSFELVGKNPTPEHIAAARAQLGYDQPLMLRYLDYLREMVTFDFGRSISTGQPVGELLADAVPVSLALTLPGFVIGNLLGIALALAAAWHRGRWVDRSIMAFSVIGMSISFLIIIIVFQLLFSSRYGLNFFPVRGWDMSSLGAYLYYVTVPTLAIVFVSLGYNTRFYRAVFVEEMGRDHVRTARAFGAGSGVILWKYVLKNSLIPIITRVMFSIPSIVIAGSLLIESYFGIPGAGKLAYDAVTTGDQPVLKAVVGLTALLFVVVLIINDLLYRAVDPRVSLS, encoded by the coding sequence ATGGGCACACTGTGGTACTTGCTTCGACGCTTGGCGACCGGTATTCCGCTGATCCTGGGGGTGACCTTCATCAGCTTTCTGCTGATGGTCTACTTCGGGCCCGATCTGAGCTTCGAGTTGGTCGGCAAAAACCCGACGCCAGAGCATATCGCCGCTGCGCGGGCGCAGCTCGGTTACGACCAGCCGCTGATGCTGCGATATCTCGATTATCTACGCGAGATGGTGACGTTCGACTTTGGTCGCTCGATTTCCACCGGCCAACCCGTGGGCGAGCTGCTGGCCGACGCGGTGCCGGTGTCGCTGGCGCTGACGTTGCCGGGCTTTGTCATCGGCAACCTGCTCGGCATCGCACTGGCCCTGGCGGCGGCGTGGCATCGCGGCCGCTGGGTCGACCGCAGCATCATGGCGTTTTCGGTGATTGGCATGAGCATCAGCTTCCTGATCATCATCATCGTCTTCCAACTGCTGTTCTCGTCGCGTTACGGGCTCAATTTTTTCCCGGTACGCGGCTGGGACATGTCCAGCCTTGGCGCCTACCTTTACTACGTGACGGTGCCCACACTGGCCATCGTCTTTGTCAGCCTCGGCTACAACACGCGCTTTTACCGCGCGGTATTTGTCGAGGAGATGGGCCGAGATCACGTGCGAACGGCGCGCGCCTTTGGGGCGGGCTCGGGGGTGATTCTGTGGAAGTACGTGCTGAAGAACAGCCTGATTCCCATCATCACCCGGGTGATGTTTTCGATTCCGTCCATCGTGATTGCCGGGAGCCTGTTGATCGAGAGCTACTTCGGCATTCCCGGCGCCGGCAAGCTGGCCTATGACGCGGTCACCACCGGGGATCAACCGGTCCTCAAGGCGGTTGTGGGGCTGACGGCGCTGCTGTTCGTGGTCGTGCTGATCATCAACGACCTGTTGTATCGCGCCGTCGATCCGCGGGTGTCGCTGTCATGA